The genomic DNA CAGCGAACGAAGAGAGACAATTCGCTGAACGGAGCTTTGAACTTGGAGAGTAAGTACTGGCGACGTGCTCTTTTTTGTGCGGCTCTGGATGATTTTTTCGCTTTGGGGAATTCACGGATCCAAATATTTCGGAAATGTATTTCCGATCCTTCGCTTTGCAGCGAGATTGAACCTTGCTTCGGTTCACAGTCCTCAACAGAACCGACTTTCTGGTCATTTACGGTGACAGTCACAGTCCCGTCGAGACTTGTAATAACACAGCGGTTCCATTGATTGATTGGGCGGGCGAGCATCGGAATATTTCTTAATTCATTGCTGGACTTTGCTCCTCCACTCGGGAAGACGCTCCCTGCAAAGGGCTGCTGCAACTGGACCTGTAATGAAGTTGGCCAGATTCTGTCGTCGCCAGTCGTGTAA from Thalassoglobus polymorphus includes the following:
- a CDS encoding 3-keto-disaccharide hydrolase, encoding MTSPELEVAPKSHLISKNFPGETWTFFSGKKDAKFPDTWTYAEDRETGVPFVICSGQPYGYIRTKKKYENFEFGLEWRFPNDENGNSGVLVYTTGDDRIWPTSLQVQLQQPFAGSVFPSGGAKSSNELRNIPMLARPINQWNRCVITSLDGTVTVTVNDQKVGSVEDCEPKQGSISLQSEGSEIHFRNIWIREFPKAKKSSRAAQKRARRQYLLSKFKAPFSELSLFVR